A genomic window from Osmia bicornis bicornis chromosome 4, iOsmBic2.1, whole genome shotgun sequence includes:
- the LOC114880641 gene encoding uncharacterized protein LOC114880641 isoform X2: MRIEVLNTLVAVVLLTAVLCPRLAAANNLTLSFSPRKTREHPFRGHISRRTQTLDDPTKRYREILRQEGGEHGLPVDCCPTVEEMVEPVGGRNRENMYVQLYRDGQNAQRFFEYSCKPEVLDKPCRFIDRKFSNQSRCVQKFSYTYAIVENSGSTGGKEEHGRHRHRERLIPTFAGNTVGGSMWTLDYIKVRSGCSCEVSPKPKKKKKFKKSRPRDQDFDLEP; the protein is encoded by the exons ATGCGAATTGAAGTTCTCAATACCCTCGTCGCG GTGGTTTTGCTGACCGCAGTCCTGTGCCCGCGGCTTGCTGCCGCCAACAACCTGACTTTATCCTTCTCCCCTCGTAAGACCAGGGAACATCCTTTCAGAGGACATATCTCTCGCAG GACTCAGACCTTGGACGACCCGACCAAGCGGTATCGAGAGATTCTGCGACAGGAAGGAGGCGAGCACGGCCTTCCAGTCGATTGCTGCCCTACGGTGGAGGAAATGGTGGAACCGGTCGGCGGTCGAAATCGGGAAAACATGTACGTCCAGCTGTATCGGGATGGCCAGAACGCCCAGAGGTTCTTCGAGTACTCCTGCAAGCCAGAAGTCCTCGACAAGCCGTGCCGGTTCATCGACCGGAAGTTCAGTAACCAGTCCAGATGTGTGCAGAAGTTCTCGTACACTTACGCTATCGTTGAAAATTCTGGATCGACG GGTGGAAAGGAAGAACACGGGAGGCACCGGCACAGAGAACGGCTAATCCCCACGTTTGCTGGGAACACAGTGGGTGGATCAATGTGGACGTTGGATTACATCAAGGTGCGAAGCGGTTGCAGCTGCGAGGTCAGCCCGAAaccgaagaagaagaagaagtttAAGAAGAGCAGGCCAAGGGACCAAGACTTCGATCTGGAGCCGTGA
- the LOC114880641 gene encoding uncharacterized protein LOC114880641 isoform X1, with amino-acid sequence MVPVGIRATLLLVVLLTAVLCPRLAAANNLTLSFSPRKTREHPFRGHISRRTQTLDDPTKRYREILRQEGGEHGLPVDCCPTVEEMVEPVGGRNRENMYVQLYRDGQNAQRFFEYSCKPEVLDKPCRFIDRKFSNQSRCVQKFSYTYAIVENSGSTGGKEEHGRHRHRERLIPTFAGNTVGGSMWTLDYIKVRSGCSCEVSPKPKKKKKFKKSRPRDQDFDLEP; translated from the exons GTGGTTTTGCTGACCGCAGTCCTGTGCCCGCGGCTTGCTGCCGCCAACAACCTGACTTTATCCTTCTCCCCTCGTAAGACCAGGGAACATCCTTTCAGAGGACATATCTCTCGCAG GACTCAGACCTTGGACGACCCGACCAAGCGGTATCGAGAGATTCTGCGACAGGAAGGAGGCGAGCACGGCCTTCCAGTCGATTGCTGCCCTACGGTGGAGGAAATGGTGGAACCGGTCGGCGGTCGAAATCGGGAAAACATGTACGTCCAGCTGTATCGGGATGGCCAGAACGCCCAGAGGTTCTTCGAGTACTCCTGCAAGCCAGAAGTCCTCGACAAGCCGTGCCGGTTCATCGACCGGAAGTTCAGTAACCAGTCCAGATGTGTGCAGAAGTTCTCGTACACTTACGCTATCGTTGAAAATTCTGGATCGACG GGTGGAAAGGAAGAACACGGGAGGCACCGGCACAGAGAACGGCTAATCCCCACGTTTGCTGGGAACACAGTGGGTGGATCAATGTGGACGTTGGATTACATCAAGGTGCGAAGCGGTTGCAGCTGCGAGGTCAGCCCGAAaccgaagaagaagaagaagtttAAGAAGAGCAGGCCAAGGGACCAAGACTTCGATCTGGAGCCGTGA